Proteins encoded together in one Psilocybe cubensis strain MGC-MH-2018 chromosome 8, whole genome shotgun sequence window:
- a CDS encoding Serine/arginine repetitive matrix protein 1, which translates to MADAVYLHSRHLHLLFFCVSLTRLWTVLTTPFFLFSVFVFAVAPAPAPAAPAPAPAPPAAGNGIGAGAGALGVGVGGGFFKGTSADQDRRFSDKEVKLLKTMKFPANFEKKVDMRKVNLTVIRPWIAKRIVELIGFEDEVVVEYAMGLLEDEQQPNPDPKKMQINLTGFLTKDTPAFMASLWTLLLDAQAEVSGVPRAFVDAKKAEMRAAREGDSRAIDERDRRMRLDEVGGGMGGGGGGGGGGGFGGRGGGRGGGFGDGFGGRGGGGGERGGRGRGRGRGGRGGWDDSRGGGPDRARDSGWGARGGGPGGGGGGAGPPRRRFSSRSPPPRRRSRSRTRSRSSRSHSRSRSRSRSRSRSRSITPRRYRSPPPRRGGGGNASSRSRSRSHSRTSSRSRSRSPPPPPPPAHQRRRGASPVPAPHAPPPAQGKGRRSASRSSPSISRSRSRSRSRAGSPPAQISGRRRQRSPSPTPPPPSARERERERRGMRDRSPVPGRRRRGGSGSGSRSRDRDRSRDMGRERERERNVGRRDRERERDRDRDRSRSRSPPRKFARRMRSASPPRRGGGGGRRRSPSYSRSRSRSRSRSRSAGPGPGVGAGRKGKAGSGPGGGGGGGGREREEPPHMSRRRRSASPGPGPGARGKARYGGGGGRSRSRSRSRSRSRSRSRSALRRKDEEDARMDVDEKPGKQRERERERRSPPVSRGGELKIKGQAEVERRKSKWSDGIGVGIGAAGASKGAGVGAGGGKGPGASASAGMGKGPGPGASLASRIGAPANAPNVGNVGNEEEDDDDDDVRTPFFCLFSWMVFVWFGY; encoded by the exons ATGGCTGATGCGG TGTATCTGCACTCCAGACACCTgcatcttctttttttttgtgtttctttGACCCGACTTTGGACTGTGCTGACCAcacccttttttcttttttcggtTTTCGTTTTTGCCGttgcccctgcccctgcccctgctgcccctgcccctgcccctgctcCTCCTGCTGCTGGTAATGGaattggtgctggtgctggtgctcttggtgttggtgttggtggtg GCTTCTTCAAAGGCACATCCGCGGACCAGGACAGGCGGTTCTCCGACAAGGAGGTGAAGCTGCTTAAAACTATGAAGTTTCCTGCGAATTTTGAGAAAAAG GTGGACATGCGCAAAGTGAACCTGACGGTCATCCGACCGTGGATAGCCAAGCGGATCGTGGAGCTCATCGGGTTTGAAgatgaggtggtggtggagtATGCTATGGGGCTTTTGGAGGATGAGCAGCAGCCT AACCCCGACCCGAAAAAAATGCAAATCAACCTCACAGGCTTCCTCACAAAAGACACACCCGCATTCATGGCCTCGCTCTGGACACTCCTCCTCGACGCGCAGGCGGAGGTGTCCGGTGTGCCGCGTGCGTTTGTGGACGCGAAGAAGGCGGAGATGCGCGCTGCGCGCGAGGGCGATTCGAGGGCGATTGATGAGCGGGATAGGAGGATGCGGTTGGATGAGGTTGGGGGCGGGAtgggtggtgggggtgggggtgggggtgggggtgggtttggggggagaggagggggtagaggaggagggtttGGGGATGGGTTTGGAGGgagaggtggaggaggaggggagagAGGTggaagggggagggggagggggagaggtGGGCGGGGAGGGTGGGACGATAGTCGTGGTGGTGGCCCCGATCGCGCGCGCGATTCTGGTTGGGGCGCGCGCGGAGGCGGGCctggtggcggtggcggcggtgCTGGG CCACCGCGCCGCCGGTTCTCGTCGcgctctcctccgcctcggcgccgctcgcgctcgcgcacGCGTTCAAGGTCTTCCCGCTCCCACTCTCGTTCCCGGTCCCgttcgcgctcgcgctcgagGTCGCGCTCTATCACACCCAGACGATATCGTTCCCCTCCGCCTCGCCGCGGCGGTGGAGGCAACGCCAGCTCTCGATCCCGTTCGCGCTCGCACTCGCGCACATCGTCCCGCTCGCGAAGCCGctcgccgccgccaccgccaccaccgGCTCATCAACGCCGCCGTGGGGCGTCGCCTGTACCTGCTCCTCATGCCCCTCCGCCTGCGCAGGGTAAAGGAAGGCGGTCGGCTTCGCGTTCTTCACCTTCTATCTCGCGGTCGAGGTCAAGGTCGCGTTCGAGGGCGGGATCACCGCCTGCGCAGATTAGTGGAAGGAGGAGGCAGCGCTCGCCGTCGCCTACGCCGCCCCCGCCGTCTGCGcgcgagagggagagggagaggagggggatgagggATCGAAGTCCGGTGCCTGGGAGGAGGCGCAGGGgtgggtctgggtctgggtcgCGGTctagggatagggataggtCGAGGGATATGGgtagggagagggagagggagaggaatGTGGGTAGGAGAGATAGGGAAAGAGAgagggatagggatagggacAGGtcccgctcgcgctcgccgCCGCGAAAGTTtgcgaggaggatgaggagcgCGAGTCCGCCTAGgcgcggtggtggagggggGAGGAGACGCAGTCCGTCGTATTCGCgctcgaggtcgaggtcgaggtcgaggtcgcgTTCGGctggacctggacctggagTTGGGGCTGGGAGGAAAGGGAAGGCTGGGAGTGGgcctggtggtggtggtggtggtggtgggagagagagggaggagcCGCCGCATATGAGTAGGCGAAGGCGGAGCGCTAgtcctggtcctggtcctggtGCGAGGGGTAAAGCGCGCtatggaggaggaggagggcgaTCGAGGTCACGTTCGCGGAGTAGGTCGAGGTCGCGCTCGAGGTCGCGATCGGCGCTGCGTCggaaagatgaggaggatgcgcgtatggatgttgatgagAAGCCGGGGAAGcaaagggagagggagagggagaggaggagtcCACCGGTATCCCGCGGAGGAGAGCTCAAGATTAAAGGGCAGGCCGAGGTCGAGCGCAGGAAAAGTAAGTGGTCGGATGGTATTGGTGTTGGTAttggtgctgctggtgcGAGTAAGGgcgcgggtgtgggtgcgggcGGGGGTAAAGGCCCgggtgcgagtgcgagtgcgggtATGGGTAAAGGCCCGGGTCCGGGTGCGAGTCTTGCGAGCCGCATCGGGGCTCCTGCGAACGCTCCGAACGTTGGGAACGTTGGgaatgaggaggaggatgatgatgatgatgatgtgcgCACcccttttttttgcttgttttctTGGATGGTTTTTGTGTGGTTTGGATACTGA
- a CDS encoding Lanosterol 14-alpha demethylase gives MSSLKSHLNTSFQRFDDVVPTHRTTQLAPQRWTDIRSLLLLLFCLPLVAIVLNVVRQLILPRRSTDPPVVFHWVPFIGSAIAYGNDPVKFLLDCQQKHGDIFTFVLLGRRMTVALGTKGNNFILGGKSHQLNAEDAYTHLTTPVFGKGVVYDVPNDVFMQQKKFCKVGFSISNLRRYVGMIEDEVHAFLAHDATFGGAPASTDASATAIDDTHGTQWRTFDALRLMQQLTILAASRTLQGAEVRAGLDASYAQLYSDLDEGFTPLNFICPNLPLPSYSRRDRAHRKMSAFYVDIVQRRRRRLLDHENEHEHDMIAALMKQTYRNGRHLEDHEVAHLMIAMLMAGQHTSSSTGSWALIHIANNPQIGEALYQEQVEHFTESYTASPSDGGRRPGLRAMTYEEVKELPLLNAVIRETLRLHPPIHSIIRYVREDVVVPRTLAAPHLHGSGVKRRVDEGDKGDGDGGDAVYVVPKGDYVLASPALSQIDARIWGRSADVWDPYRWIRDDVGDVMKVGDDGGGGDGEEKIDYGFGLVSKGTNSPYQPFGGGMHRCIGEQFAYLQLGVIVATLVRALEMRIERVPEPNYHTMITLPKSPREISFRRRRIREVD, from the exons ATGTCTTCTTTGAAGTCCCACTTGAACACATCGTTTCAACGCTTTGACGATGTAGTCCCAACACACCGTACCACACAACTTGCTCCTCAACGCTGGACCGATATACGTTCTTTGCTGCTGCTTTTATTCTGCCTCCCATTAGTCGCCATTGTCCTCAATGTTGTCCGCCAACTT ATTCTGCCCCGGAGGTCTACAGACCCGCCCGTAGTCTTCCACTGGGTCCCCTTCATTGGCTCTGCAATAGCCTACGGAAATGACCCAGTAAAGTTCTTACTGGATTGCCAACAAAAG CACGGAGACATATTCACATTTGTCCTTCTTGGCCGTCGGATGACGGTGGCCCTAGGGACAAAGGGTAACAACTTTATACTAGGCGGCAAATCTCACCAGCTCAACGCAGAAGACGCATATACC CACTTGACCACCCCTGTGTTCGGCAAGGGCGTGGTATACGATGTCCCCAATGATGTATTCATGCAGCAGAAGAAATTCTGCAAGGTCGGATTCTCAATATCCAACCTCCGCAGATACGTCGGGATGATCGAGGACGAGGTCCACGCTTTTCTCGCGCACGATGCGACGTTCGGCGGGGCTCCTGCGTCTACGGATGCCAGTGCCACAGCGATCGACGACACCCATGGTACTCAATGGAGGACCTTTGACGCACTGCGGTTGATGCAACAGCTCACGATACTTGCTGCGTCCCGCACGCTGCAGGGCGCGGAGGTCCGCGCGGGCCTCGACGCGTCGTATGCGCAGCTTTACAGCGACCTCGATGAAGGGTTCACCCCACTCAATTTTATTTGTCCAAACCTCCCGTTGCCGAGTTATTCACGCCGAGACAGAGCACACAGGAAGATGAGTGCGTTTTATGTGGACATAGTACAGCGCCGTAGGAGGAGGTTATTGGAC CATGAAAACGAACATGAACATGATATGATTGCGGCGCTCATGAAACAGACATACCGTAACGGCCGGCACCTCGAGGACCACGAAGTAGCGCATTTGATGATCGCGATGCTCATGGCTGGCCAGCATACCAGCTCATCCACTGGCTCCTGGGCGCTTATCCACATCGCCAACAACCCCCAGATCGG GGAGGCGCTATATCAAGAACAAGTGGAGCATTTTACAGAATCATATACAGCGTCGCCGTCGGACGGGGGCAGGCGCCCGGGGCTGCGTGCGATGACGTACGAGGAGGTGAAGGAGCTGCCGCTCTTGAACGCGGTCATCCGCGAGACGCTGCGCTTGCATCCGCCGATCCATAGTATCATTCGGTATGTCCGGGAAGATGTGGTTGTACCGCGTACTCTGGCGGCGCCGCATCTTCATGGTTCGGGGGTGAAAAGACGTGTGGATGAAGGTGATAaaggtgatggtgatggtggtgatgcGGTGTATGTTGTGCCCAAGGGCGATTATGTTCTTGCGTCGCCGGCGCTTAGCCAGATTGACGCGCGGATATGGGGTCGTTCTGCGGATGTGTGGGATCCGTATCGGTGGATCCGGGATGATGTTGGTGATGTGATGAAAGTGGGTGatgacggcggcggcggtgatGGCGAAGAGAAAATCGACTATGGGTTTGGGCTGGTGAGTAAAGGCACGAACAGCCCGTATCAACCGTTTGGTGGCGGTATGCATCGGTGTATCGGGGAGCAG TTTGCGTATCTGCAGTTAGGTGTCATTGTTGCTACGCTAGTGCGCGCTTTGGAGATGAGGATAGAACGTGTCCCGGAGCCTAATTACCAT ACGATGATCACGCTCCCGAAATCCCCAAGGGAAATTTCGTtccggaggaggaggattcGGGAGGTTGATTGA
- a CDS encoding Prostacyclin synthase — protein MNSLTPANSSAFYFTFDHEQSKWIFAKDNWMESTFATTIVLFGIGYVFYRRIWSKSATTTIPVINSSLPWIGSALDFVRAPTNFLRECRQQYGSAYRIHATGRTILVITSPKAILTMLSHKATDFEIVDYLNLHVISGIDTARMPKIWPAILDFFKASHALFNPAHSQPLVYAYNNIVAQNFLRITADENHSAQSLDDFVFRINHFAVYGMFMGTQFNTKPKTYNSWRAYDSGVHNIIRRLPFLSRGAIRGREDVLETVSEYVRQNWVDSDDGGYIHGASEIMSVVAQKLKDSPATEEEIARVINYLLWGTAGNIARLINWVMRYIIVYSDVYASIQEEIRQVMAKKYLQADQLTQLDPRTLGADFPLLSSTVNEVIRLLTQTVLLRRASVDTVLLEDDGRVIPISKGDYILADTQGYHHSEDYFDDAYRFKPDRYTQEQAPSRSLAFSAGPHICSGEFLAKTTTRMFVVLCLAMYDVEVKFEKGVTSALEILPNSFLQLPLPKYEADITLRRRVAS, from the exons ATGAATTCACTCACCCCCGCCAACTCGTCCGCATTCTATTTCACTTTCGACCACGAGCAGTCCAAATGGATTTTTGCCAAGGACAACTGGATGGAATCTACTTTCGCTACAACAATTGTGTTATTCGGCATTGGTTATGTCTTCTATCGACGAATTTGGTCCAAGAGTGCTACGACGACTATCCCCGTCATCAACAGCTCCCTTCCATGGATTGGAAGCGCACTCGATTTTGTCCGTGCGCCCACCAATTTTCTACGCGAGTGCAG GCAACAATACGGTTCTGCCTATAGAATTCATGCTACTGGCCGTACAATCCTGGTCATCACATCTCCGAAGGCCATCTTGACCATGCTCTCTCATAAGGCCACAGATTTCGAGATAGTGGACTACCTGAATCTTCATGTCATTTCGGGAATTGACACAGCGCGTATGCCAAAAATTTGGCCAGCTATCCTCGACTTTTTCAAGGCTTCACATGCTCTATTCAATCCTGCTCATTCCCAACCTCTTGTATACGCTTACAACAACATCGTTGCCCAGAATTTTCTTAGGATCACTGCCGACGAAAATCATTCTGCTCAGAGTCTAGATGATTTCGTTTTTCGCATCAACCACTTTGCTGTATACGGCATGTTCATGGGAACGCAGTTTAACACCAAGCCAAAAACATACAACAGCTGGAGGGCGTACGATAGCGGAGTCCATAATATCATCCGTCGACTTCCTTTCTTGTCTCGTGGTGCCATCCGAGGACGGGAGGATGTGTTAGAAACAGTGTCCGAATACGTGCGACAGAACTGGGTGGATTCCGACGACGGAGGATACATCCATGGAGCCTCAGAAATAATGTCAGTTGTGGCTCAGAAACTCAAAGATTCTCCCGCGACGGAGGAAGAAATCGCCCGAGTCATCAATTACCTACTTTGGGGCACCGCTGGAAACATCGCTCGTCTCATCAACTGGGTCATGCGCTACATCATAGTGTATTCCGATGTGTATGCCTCCATACAGGAGGAGATCCGTCAAGTAATGGCAAAGAAATACCTCCAAGCCGACCAATTGACGCAGTTAGATCCACGTACACTTGGCGCTGATTTCCCCCTCCTTAGCTCAACAGTCAACGAAGTAATTCGTCTCTTGACCCAGACTGTTCTACTCCGTCGAGCTTCTGTGGATACTGTACTTTTGGAGGATGATGGGCGTGTCATCCCCATCTCTAAAGGGGATTATATCTTAGCCGATACCCAGGGATACCACCACAGTGAAGACTATTTCGATGACGCTTATCGATTCAAGCCCGATCGTTATACCCAAGAGCAGGCTCCTAGCCGCTCACTTGCGTTCAGCGCAGGCCCCCACATT TGCTCCGGAGAATTTTTGGCCAAGACAACAACCCGGATGTTTGTGGTACTCTGCCTAGCTATGTACGACGTCGAAGTCAAGTTTGAAAAGGGCGTTACCTCTGCTTTGGAAATTCTCCCAAACAGTTTCCTTCAACTACCCCTTCCTAAATACGAGGCAGACATAACTCTTAGACGTCGTGTAGCTTCCTAA
- a CDS encoding L-sorbose 1-dehydrogenase, with protein MWPYSSYPESKPQEVANHTYDYIIVGGGTAGCCLAARLTENPNTSVLVIERGRIGDTWLSKVPLVSANLYAKDAFCAIFDSEPVANANARKLDTIIGEGLGGGSRVNSCVYTRGVADYNKWKSMGHSDWGYDELEPIFAKSEHTLTKSESRFRGKSGPWINQTIYDFPFKCHTFVYQAAERLGLPHISDINSPDEPAYGIATMDITTNASGQRQSTMHAFLPQHVAASRKSRLYICSNTLVSKLDITTAPGKKPRVTGVSFHHVKNHSGQIFQAVATKEVILCAGAIANPQILMLSGIGPKDHLTKFNISVVKDMPGVGSYLGDHCGVPTSWEVPVDDSLHVLYNKPTRVLLDLIRYITSGKGLLSVPFLQSSIFIKTSLLNEKSELIKSDKSHLDARQPSNIPDIEIMPSHHRATAKAVDPVLDKIGIFTLNTTLVQPMSRGSVRLASANPMDRPLVELGFLSHAKDLVTLRKGLRLSLKLANQMTVEGCPLKPVASQLPDSESEESLDKYIRENIRSCLHYTSTCRMAPEEDPTSPGVVDDELRVHGVDGLRIADTSIFPDIISTHTMAVAVVVAEKCALLIQTKSM; from the exons ATGTGGCCGTATAGCTCTTACCCAGAGTCAAAACCTCAAGAAGTCGCGAATCACACCTACGACTACATCATTGTAGGAG GCGGAACGGCAGGATGCTGTCTTGCAGCCCGTCTCACCGAAAATCCTAACACATCAGTCCTAGTCATCGAACGTGGCCGCATTGGGGATACATGGCTCTCCAAGGTCCCACTTGTGTCAGCTAACTTGTATGCCAAGGATGCCTTCTGCGCGATATTCGACAGCGAGCCAGTAGCAAACGCCAATGCCCGCAAATTGGATACAATCATTGGTGAAGGCCTTGGAGGTGGCTCGCGAGTCAACTCCTGTGTCTACACGCGGGGCGTTGCCGATTACAATAAGTGGAAATCAATGGGTCACTCGGATTGGGGTTACGATGAGCTTGAACCCATATTTGCGAAGTCTGAGCATACTTTGACCAAATCCGAATCTCGCTTTCGAGGAAAAAGCG GCCCTTGGATCAATCAGACCATCTATGATTTCCCTTTCAAATGCCACACATT CGTGTATCAAGCTGCTGAACGCCTAGGGCTGCCGCATATTTCAGATATTAACTCCCCCGACGAACCTGCTTATGGCATCGCTACTATGGATATCACGACAAATGCTTCTGGTCAGCGCCAAAGTACAATGCATGCGTTCCTGCCACAGCATGTAGCTGCCTCCCGCAAGTCTCGACTATACATCTGCTCGAATACACTCGTCTCGAAGCTTGATATTACCACTGCGCCGGGTAAGAAGCCGCGAGTAACGGGAGTTTCTTTCCATCACGTCAAGAACCATTCTGGCCAAATTTTCCAAGCGGTCGCAACAAAAGAAGTTATTCTTTGCGCTGGAGCCATTGCCAATCCACAAATTCTGATGTTAAG CGGGATCGGCCCCAAGGATCATCTTACGAAGTTCAACATTTCTGTGGTAAAAGATATGCCAGGTGTTGGAAGTTACCTT GGTGACCATTGTGGCGTTCCTACTTCATGGGAGGTCCCAGTCGACGATTCACTGCACGTCCTTTACAACAAGCCAACGCGTGTGTTGCTGGATTTAATTCGCTATATCACATCAGGAAAAGGCCTACTCTCTGTACCTTTCTTGCAATCGTCCATTTTCATCAAGACATCACTCTTGAACGAAAAATCCGAGCTCATTAAATCCGACAAGTCTCACCTAGACGCCCGACAGCCCAGCAATATTCCTGACATTGAAATCATGCCGAGTCACCACAGAGCCACAGCCAAGGCAGTCGATCCTGTCCTGGACAAGATTGGCATCTTCACCTTGAACACAACGCTCGTCCAGCCGATGTCGCGCGGGTCTGTGCGCCTTGCATCCGCCAATCCCATGGATCGACCCCTCGTTGAACTAGGGTTCTTATCTCATGCTAAAGATTTGGTTACACTACGCAAAGGGTTGCGCCTTTCTTTGAAGCTTGCCAATCAAATGACAGTTGAAGGGTGCCCACTGAAACCCGTTGCCTCTCAGCTCCCGGATTCAGAAAGCGAGGAGAGCCTAGACAAATACATCCGCGAGAACATACGTAGTTGCTTGCATTATACCTCAACATGCAGAATGGCACCTGAAGAAGACCCCACGAGTCCAGGGGTGGTTGATGATGAACTGAGGGTCCATGGTGTTGATGGACTTCGCATTGCTGATACCTCCATTTTTCCGGATATTATCTCGACTCACACCATGGCCGTTGCAGTAGTTGTGGCAGAGAAATGCGCTTTGCTCATTCAAACTAAAAGTATGTAG
- a CDS encoding 4-coumarate--CoA ligase 2, giving the protein MLVPPQLLLLVKEPNVAKYDQSHVRTVLSGAAPLTVEVYRLLTKLLPQAHICQAYGSTETSGIISISPLYPKHMRPNSSGALVPGVRARIVKPDGTLAGYDEEGELHVKTPALATGYLNDEAATRATFLGDSWMRTGDLVKMDRSNEIVVVDRIKVRGFQVAPVELEGCILDHPMVTDVCVVGVPHLYNGEVPFAFVTISHEGQQMNKAELKASIQRHIEKNKAPFKRLHYVEIIDSIPKTPSGKLLRRVLRQEARKLVVPSAKL; this is encoded by the exons ATGCTTGTTCCTCCTCAATTGCTCCTTCTTGTAAAA GAACCCAATGTAGCCAAATACGACCAATCTCATGTCCGAACCGTTCTCAGTGGTGCTGCGCCGTTAACAG TTGAGGTGTATCGCTTGCTCACCAAGTTGCTTCCCCAGGCACATATCTGCCAGGCATACG GTTCGACAGAAACATCGGGCATTATTTCGATTTCTCCCTTGTACCCCAAACACATGCGACCTAACTCGAGTGGGGCACTAGTACCCGGAGTTCGCGCACGGATAGTCAAACCCGATGGTACCCTGGCAGGATACGATGAAGAAGGTGAATTACACGTCAAGACACCAGCTCTTGCCACGGGCTATCTCAATGATGAGGCAGC GACGCGTGCGACGTTCCTAGGCGACTC ATGGATGAGAACTGGAGACTTAGTTAAGATGGACAGGAGTAACGAAATTGTTGTCGTTGATCGTATCAAG GTCCGTGGATTCCAAGTGGCTCCAGTTGAACTAGAAGGCTGTATCTTGGATCACCCTATGGTTACGGATGTCTGTGTCGTAGGCGTCCCGCACCTCTACAATGGTGAAGTGCCTTTCGCATTTGTCACCATCTCTCATGAAGGACAACAAATGAATAAAGCGGAGCTGAAAGCCTCCATTCAAAGG CACATCGAGAAGAACAAAGCACCGTTCAAGCGCCTGCATTACGTCGAAATTATCGATTCTATTCCGAAGACCCCCAGCGGCAAATTACTGAGGCGGGTGCTACGACAGGAGGCTAGAAAGCTAGTCGTGCCATCTGCAAAACTGTAG